GGAGGAGCTGAAGGAGCCGGCGACCCGGCCACTGACCCCGGCCTACCAGAGCATCTCCACAGTGATGTCGGCGATCCTGTCGCCACCGTCGGCGATCCGTCCGCAGCAGACCGCGGACGAGCTGCGCTCCGCCATCGCCGACGCCCTCCAATCCAAGGGGGTCCTCCCGTGAGCCTGCCCGCCACGCCGACCGGAGCGGACGTGACCGCCGAGGAGACCACCCGCTCCACCGGCCGGCACGCCACCGTCCCCACCCAGCGCGCCGGCCGTCACAAGCCGCCGCTGAGCGAGAACAAGAAGGCCGAACGCAGGCTCGGCTGGTTGCTCTGCGCGCCCGCCGCGCTCGTCATGGTCGCGGTGACCGCGTACCCGATCCTCTACTCGGTCGGGTTGTCGCTCCAGCGCTTCGACCTGCGCTTCCCCGACGAGCGCGAGTTCATCGGGCTGGAGAACTACGTCACAGTGCTCAGCAACGAGTTCTGGTGGACCGCGTTCGGGGTGACCATGCTGATCACGGTGGTCACCGTGGCCGTCGAGCTGGTGCTCGGCATGGGGCTGGCGCTGATCATGCACCGCACGCTTGTCGGGCGGGGCATCGTGCGGACCGCGGCGCTGATCCCGTACGGCATCGTCACAGTCGTCGCCGCGTTCTCCTGGCGGTACGCCTGGACGCCCGGCACCGGCTACCTGGCCAACCTGTTCAGCGACGGAGCGCCGCTCACCGAGCGGGCCAGCTCGCTGGCGATCATCATGCTCGCCGAGATCTGGAAGACCACCCCGTTCATGGCGCTGCTGCTGATGGCCGGGCTGGCGCTGGTCCCGGAGGACCTGCTCAAGGCCGCCTCCACCGACGGCGCGACGGCCTGGCAGCGGTTCACCAAGGTCATGCTGCCGGTGATGAAGCCGGCGATCCTGGTCGCGCTGCTGTTCCGCACCCTGGACGCGTTCCGGGTCTTCGACAACATCTTCGTGCTGACCGCCGGCGGCAACGAGACGTCGTCGGTGTCGATGCTCGCCTACAACAACCTGATCCGGGGCCTCAACCTCGGCATCGGGTCGACGATGTCGGTGCTGATCTTCATCACTGTGGCGATCATCGCCTTCGTCTTCGTGAAGCTGTTCGGCACCGCTGCCCCGGGCAGCGACGACTCCGAGAGGCGCTGACATGGCCACCGGTACCGAAACCACCACCCGAGCCCGGGTGCGCTGGGGTCTCCTGGACATCCTCGTGGTCGTCTTCGCGCTGGTCCCGGTGCTGTGGATCGCGTCGCTGTCGTTCAAGACGCCGGCCACCCTCACCGACGGGAACTTCATCCCCCGAGAGTGGACGCTGGACAACTACCGCACGATCTTCGACACCGACCAGTTCGTCCGGGCACTGATCAACTCGATCGGCATCGCGTTGATCGCCACGCTGGTCGCTGTGGTGCTCGGCGCGATGGCCGCGTACGCAATCAGCCGGCTGGACTTTCCCGGCAAGGGGCTGCTGGTCGGCGTCTCCCTGCTGATCGCGATGTTCCCGCAGGTGTCGCTGGTGTCGCCGCTGTTCGAGATCGAGCGTTGGCTCGGCGTCTTCGACACGTGGCGCGGGTTGATCCTGCCGTACATCACCTTCGCGCTGCCGCTGGCGATCTACACGCTGTCGGCGTTCTTCAAGCAGATCCCGTGGGACCTGGAGAAGGCGGCGAAGATGGACGGCGCCACCCAGGGCCAGGCGTTCCGGCGGGTCATCGCCCCACTGGCCGCGCCCGGCCTGTTCACCACGGCGATCCTGGTCTTCATCTTCTGCTGGAACGACTTCCTGTTCGCCATCACGCTGACCTCCACCGAACGGGCTCGTACGGTGCCGGTCGCCCTGTCGTTCTTCACCGGCGAGTCGCAGTTCGAGGACCCCACCGGGGCGATCTGCGCGGCCGCCGTCGTGATCACCGTTCCGATCATCCTGTTCGTTCTCTTCTTCCAGCGCCGCATCGTGTCCGGCCTGACCTCCGGCGCAGTCAAGGGATAGGTGAGTAGTCGTGGCTGACATCGTGCTCGACAAGGTGAGCAAGAAGTTCCCGGACGGGACCGTCGCCGTGCAGGACGTCGACCTGGAGATCGCCGACGGCGAGTTCGTCATCCTGGTCGGACCCTCCGGCTGCGGCAAGTCCACCACCCTCAACATGATCGCGGGGCTGGAGGACATCAGCTCCGGCGAGCTGCGCATCGGTGGCCAGCGGGTCAACGACAAGGCCCCCCGGGACCGGGACATCGCCATGGTGTTCCAGTCGTACGCGCTGTACCCGAACATGACAGTGCGGGAGAACATGGCGTTCCCGTTGCGGCTGGCGAAGCTGGACAAGGAGACCATCAACCAGAAGGTCGACGAGGCGGCGAAGGTGCTGGAGCTGACCTCGTTGCTGGACCGCCGGCCGGCGAACCTCTCCGGCGGGCAGCGCCAGCGGGTGGCGATGGGCCGGGCGATCGTCCGGCAGCCGAAGGCGTTCCTCATGGACGAGCCGCTGTCCAATCTGGACGCGAAGCTGCGGGTGCAGATGCGCACAGTGGTGTCCCGGTTGCAGAAGCAGCTCGGCACCACCACCGTCTACGTCACGCACGACCAGACCGAGGCGATGACCCTCGGCGACCGGGTGGTCATCATGCGCGGCGGTGCGGTGCAGCAGGTCGGCCCGCCGCAGGAGCTGTACGACCACCCGCGCAACCTCTTCGTGGCCGGCTTCATCGGCTCGCCGTCGATGAACTTCCTGCACGCCGCCGTGCAGGACGGCGGGCTGCGTACCGCGTTGGGCGACGTGCCGCTCGGCGACCGGGTCCGCCGCGAGCTGGAGGCGGCCGACGCGCCGCGCGAGCTGATCCTCGGCGTCCGCCCCGAGCACTTCGAGGACGCCGAGCTCATCGACGAGGACACCCGCCGCCGGGGCCTGGAGTTCGAGGCGCCGGTGGAGATCGTCGAGTCGATGGGCTCGGACAAGTACGTCTACTTCACCGTCGAGGGGGAGCGGGCCAGCGCCGCCGAGCTGGAGGAGCTGGCCGCCGATGCGGGTGCCGCCGACTTCGCCGGTGCTGGCGGCAACCTGGTCACCCGGCTCTCGGCCGAGTCACCGGTGGCCGAGGGGCAGTCGCGCCGGGTCTGGTTCAACCTGGAGAAGATCCACCTGTTCGACCCGTCCAACGGCCGCAACCTCACGCTGCACGAGGGTCGGGCGGCCGGCGCGCTCGCCGACTGAACGGCGTCCATCGCGGTGGGGCCGGTGGGTTCGCCCGCCGGCCCCGTCATTTCTGCGTCCCGCGCGCGGCCGTGGCAAGGTGGCCGGCCGAGGACTGAGCTCCGGTCAGGTCGGCCAGTCGAACCGGGGTGGCAGGCCGAGGAAGTCGGCGTACCGACCCAGGGCCTGCTCCACCCGGGCACGTTCACCGTCGTCCAGCGGCGTCAGCGGCTGGATCGTCACGGTGACCGCAGCCCGGGCGACGCGCCGCTTCCACAGGCCCACCACCCGGCCGGCCCGCACCACTGTGGCCTGGAAGACGCCGTTGTTACCCGGCACGACGGCCGCCAGGTGCGCGGGATCGAGCATCAGCGCGCGATCCCGGTAGCCGAGCAGGTATTCGTCGAAACCGGGCAGCACCAGCACGTCGTCGACAGGCGTGCGCGGCGCGTCGGCCAACGCCGCGTCGACGTACATCTCCTCGCCGTCGACCCGCACCACGGCCAGCGCGTCGCCGGCGGCGGCCAGCCCGCGTCGCGCGTCGGTCAGGGTGAGGCCGGTCCAGCCGGCGAACTCGCGGGCGGTGACCGGCCCGTGTCCGCGCACGTAGCGGTGGGCGAGCAGGGCGAGCGCCTCCTCCCGGTCCAGCCGGCGTGGCCCGGGCGCCCACTCGTCGAGCAGCGTGAAGGTCTGCTCGGTGCCGATGTTCGGCGCCAGGCAGGTCACCCCGCGCACGCTGGCGTACCACAGCAGGTGGTAGCCCCGCTGGCCGTCGGTGTCGAGGCCGGCCGCGCGGAGGGTGGCCAGACACTGCGCCCGGGTGAGCCGGCCACCGCCGGCCAGCGCCGCACCGAGGACGTCCACCGCCCGGTCCGCGTCGACGTCGGTGAGCCCGAGCTGTGCTCGGCGGGTCGCCGCGCCGGCCAGCGACCGGATGCCGGTCACCTCCAGCATCCAGCGCGCGTCGGTGGGCGGGACGAGGTGCACGGTGCCCCGCATCGGCCAGGTGCGCAGCGCCTCGCGCCGTTCCAGAGCCGCCTGCACGTCGGCCACGGTCCACCCGGGCAGCCGGGCGCCCAGCGACCACAGCCCGCTGGCCAGGTCCTGCGCCTGCATCGCCCCGAACCACTCGACCACCTCGCCGACGGTGCAGGGTCGCGTGGCCGGGTGCGGGCGCAGCAGCAGGCTGGTCATCCGCAGCGCCAACGCGTCGGCCGCGCTGAGGTCGGCGGGCATCAGGCGCTCCTTCCGGTTGTCGGGGCCGCCAGCCTAGGACCACCCACCGACACCGGGTGGAACCGACACCCGGGTGGACACGACACCCGGCGCGCCCGCGTCCGACCGGATCGCAACCGGGAGCATAACGGCCGTCGCAGCGGGAAGGCGGCCGACCGGAAGTGCGCGCGCCGCGCGTGCGGAAGGGAGTGTCATGACTGCCGCAAGCGAACCGGCCCGAGGTTCCGGCGTGACTGCCGGGTCCCAGGGCCATCGGGCGGGCACCGGCGCCAAGACCAGCGCGGCCGCCACGTTCGCCCTGGTCTTCGGGGTGTCCGGGCTGATCAGCGTGTTGACCGCGATCCTGGCCTGGGTCGGGCTGGTGCTCGGGATCATCGGGATCATCCTCGGCATCGTCGGGCTCAAGATGGCCCGTCGACCAGGGGTGACCGGTCGGGGCGTGGCGATCGGGGGACTGGTGCTCAGCATCCTGGCGGTGCTGATCGGCCTGGGCCTCGCCGCGGGCATCACCACCTTCATCAACAACGAGGGCGCGGTGGACCGCCTCCAGCAGCAGGTCGACGACCTGCGCGACAAGCTCGACTGACACCGGTGGCACGCTGGCCGCGTCCGCCTCGGTGGTGGCGTGCTCCCGACCACTGTCCCATTTCCCTTTGCACTGCTTACACGGGCGCAACAGGTATTCACGGTTCGGCCATGCCGAGCGCATCGCCGTGCGGAGCTGCGGCATAGTCGCAGCTCAGCGCGGTGTTGCGTCCGGGTAAGCAGAGCAAAGGACGCGATTCATGGGGTGGCGGCTCCGTC
Above is a window of Micromonospora coriariae DNA encoding:
- a CDS encoding carbohydrate ABC transporter permease produces the protein MATGTETTTRARVRWGLLDILVVVFALVPVLWIASLSFKTPATLTDGNFIPREWTLDNYRTIFDTDQFVRALINSIGIALIATLVAVVLGAMAAYAISRLDFPGKGLLVGVSLLIAMFPQVSLVSPLFEIERWLGVFDTWRGLILPYITFALPLAIYTLSAFFKQIPWDLEKAAKMDGATQGQAFRRVIAPLAAPGLFTTAILVFIFCWNDFLFAITLTSTERARTVPVALSFFTGESQFEDPTGAICAAAVVITVPIILFVLFFQRRIVSGLTSGAVKG
- a CDS encoding ABC transporter ATP-binding protein: MADIVLDKVSKKFPDGTVAVQDVDLEIADGEFVILVGPSGCGKSTTLNMIAGLEDISSGELRIGGQRVNDKAPRDRDIAMVFQSYALYPNMTVRENMAFPLRLAKLDKETINQKVDEAAKVLELTSLLDRRPANLSGGQRQRVAMGRAIVRQPKAFLMDEPLSNLDAKLRVQMRTVVSRLQKQLGTTTVYVTHDQTEAMTLGDRVVIMRGGAVQQVGPPQELYDHPRNLFVAGFIGSPSMNFLHAAVQDGGLRTALGDVPLGDRVRRELEAADAPRELILGVRPEHFEDAELIDEDTRRRGLEFEAPVEIVESMGSDKYVYFTVEGERASAAELEELAADAGAADFAGAGGNLVTRLSAESPVAEGQSRRVWFNLEKIHLFDPSNGRNLTLHEGRAAGALAD
- a CDS encoding winged helix DNA-binding domain-containing protein — protein: MPADLSAADALALRMTSLLLRPHPATRPCTVGEVVEWFGAMQAQDLASGLWSLGARLPGWTVADVQAALERREALRTWPMRGTVHLVPPTDARWMLEVTGIRSLAGAATRRAQLGLTDVDADRAVDVLGAALAGGGRLTRAQCLATLRAAGLDTDGQRGYHLLWYASVRGVTCLAPNIGTEQTFTLLDEWAPGPRRLDREEALALLAHRYVRGHGPVTAREFAGWTGLTLTDARRGLAAAGDALAVVRVDGEEMYVDAALADAPRTPVDDVLVLPGFDEYLLGYRDRALMLDPAHLAAVVPGNNGVFQATVVRAGRVVGLWKRRVARAAVTVTIQPLTPLDDGERARVEQALGRYADFLGLPPRFDWPT
- a CDS encoding carbohydrate ABC transporter permease, encoding MSLPATPTGADVTAEETTRSTGRHATVPTQRAGRHKPPLSENKKAERRLGWLLCAPAALVMVAVTAYPILYSVGLSLQRFDLRFPDEREFIGLENYVTVLSNEFWWTAFGVTMLITVVTVAVELVLGMGLALIMHRTLVGRGIVRTAALIPYGIVTVVAAFSWRYAWTPGTGYLANLFSDGAPLTERASSLAIIMLAEIWKTTPFMALLLMAGLALVPEDLLKAASTDGATAWQRFTKVMLPVMKPAILVALLFRTLDAFRVFDNIFVLTAGGNETSSVSMLAYNNLIRGLNLGIGSTMSVLIFITVAIIAFVFVKLFGTAAPGSDDSERR